One Capsicum annuum cultivar UCD-10X-F1 chromosome 2, UCD10Xv1.1, whole genome shotgun sequence genomic window carries:
- the LOC107860844 gene encoding probable CoA ligase CCL11 — protein MDQLKPSCVNSSPLTPLTFLERAAVAYGESISIVYNSTSYTWSETFARCLRLASSISSLIGIKKGQVVSVLAPNIPATLELQFAIPMAGAVLNNINTRLDAKTISVLLQHSESKLLFVDCQLYSLVLQSISLFPSNMNPPVLVLIEDESSVSFSRNLDFDECTTYEAMLVKGDSNFHWIRPENDWDPMTLNYTSGTTSSPKGVVHSHRSLFIITVDSLIDWYVPSQPVYLWTLPMFHSNGWSYTWGMAVVGGTSVCLRKFDANVVFHAIAKYNVTHMCGAPVVLTMLANSPCAKSLKNPVHFRTGGAPPPAPVVLRVESLGFIVNHGYGMTEVAGVVVSCIWKPKWNKLTANVKAKLKSRQGIKSLGMTEVDVVDPESGVSVKRDGLTMGEIVLRGGCIMLGYLKNQEATSKCMKNDWLYTGDVAVIHPDGYLEIKDRSKDIIISGGENVSSVEVESVLYSNTFINEAAVVARPDEFWGETPCAFVSLKVELKQKPKEKEIIDFCRERLPHYMIPKTVIFMDELPKTATGKIQKFSLREIANGMGSLPASRIQYTKNQALVTLGAREHTWRNRFEHNIEQSRVWKVAWGLAFDAYLRIQVMKRDVLWSLKRRPWSVKTH, from the exons atggatCAACTTAAACCAAGTTGTGTCAATTCATCTCCCCTTACTCCATTAACATTCTTGGAAAGAGCTGCTGTAGCTTATGGGGAAAGTATTTCCATTGTCTATAACTCCACTAGTTACACTTGGTCCGAAACATTTGCCCGATGCCTACGCCTCGCTTCCTCAATTTCTTCCCTCATTGGCATCAAAAAAGGCCAAGTCGTTTCTGTTTTGGCTCCTAATATCCCTGCCACATTGGAGCTCCAATTTGCTATCCCGATGGCTGGTGCTGTCCTCAACAACATCAACACTCGCCTCGATGCTAAAACCATCTCTGTTCTGCTCCAACATAGTGAATCCAAGCTCCTCTTTGTTGATTGCCAGCTATATTCTTTGGTACTTCAATCAATTTCATTGTTTCCATCTAACATGAACCCTCCAGTTCTTGTCCTTATTGAAGATGAAAGCTCGGTTTCATTTTCAAGAAACTTAGATTTTGATGAATGCACTACTTATGAGGCAATGCTGGTGAAGGGGGATTCAAATTTCCATTGGATTCGACCTGAAAATGACTGGGACCCCATGACATTGAACTACACTTCAGGGACAACATCTTCACCTAAAGGAGTGGTACATTCTCATAGATCTCTTTTTATTATAACGGTCGATTCTTTAATCGATTGGTATGTACCAAGTCAGCCAGTGTATCTATGGACACTGCCAATGTTCCATTCCAATGGATGGAGTTACACATGGGGTATGGCTGTAGTTGGTGGGACCAGCGTTTGTCTTCGAAAATTCGATGCTAATGTTGTGTTTCATGCCATAGCCAAATATAATGTCACACATATGTGTGGTGCACCCGTGGTACTCACTATGCTAGCCAATTCTCCCTGTGCTAAGTCCTTAAAAAATCCGGTCCACTTCCGTACTGGTGGCGCTCCCCCCCCTGCCCCCGTTGTTCTTCGAGTAGAATCATTGGGATTCATCGTGAATCACGGGTATGGGATGACAGAGGTGGCAGGGGTGGTGGTGTCGTGTATTTGGAAGCCTAAGTGGAACAAATTAACTGCGAATGTGAAGGCGAAACTGAAGTCAAGACAAGGGATTAAGAGCTTAGGAATGACTGAAGTCGACGTGGTGGATCCAGAATCTGGAGTCAGTGTGAAGAGGGACGGACTAACAATGGGGGAGATAGTATTAAGGGGTGGATGCATAATGTTAGGTtatttgaaaaatcaagaagCTACATCAAAGTGCATGAAAAATGACTGGCTTTACACCGGGGATGTAGCAGTGATACACCCAGATGGGTACTTGGAAATTAAAGACAGATCAAAAGACATTATTATTAGTGGAGGTGAAAATGTGAGCAGTGTTGAAGTAGAATCAGTGCTTTATTCAAACACATTTATTAATGAGGCAGCAGTTGTGGCAAGGCCAGATGAATTTTGGGGTGAAACGCCTTGTGCTTTTGTTAGTTTGAAAGTGGAATTGAAACAAAAGCCAAAGGAGAAAGAAATTATTGATTTCTGTAGAGAAAGATTGCCACATTATATGATACCAAAGACTGTAATTTTCATGGATGAACTTCCAAAAACAGCAACTGGAAAAATTCAGAAGTTTTCTCTCAGAGAGATTGCCAATGGTATGGGGTCGTTACCTGCTAGTCGAAT TCAATACacgaagaatcaagctttggtcacattgGGGGCACGGGAACATACATGGAGGAACCGATTTGAGCACAACATAGAGCAATCccgtgtgtggaaggttgcttggggGCTTGCCTTTGACGCATACCTGAGAATACAAGTGATGAAGAGGGACGTGCTTTGGAGCTTGAAGAGGCGCCCTTGGAGTGTTAAaactcattaa